GGTAGTCCGTCCCCGCTGAGCCGCGGCGGAGGCTGCTGTCGGCGTCGTTCGCCGGCCGGGAGCATCCCCCGGTGCTGACCGTGGCCGAGTACACTGTCGGTGGCAAAGGGTGCCGCATGGACGGGGAGCGCTCGACCGAGGCGCGGTTGCGATGCGCCGACCTGCTGGCGGCGCTCTCGCTGGTCACCGACCTCGGGATGGGCAACCCACCCGAGGCGGCGATGCGCGGCTGCCTGCTCGCTACGGCCCTGGCTCGTCGCGTCGGACTCGACGAGCGCACAGCCGCCGACGTCTACTACACGACCCTGCTCAGGTACGTCGGCTGCACCGCACCCGCCCACGAGCAGGCGTTCCTGGCCGGCGGGGACGACATCAGCCTGCGGTCTGGCGGCGCCCGGCTGGATTGGGGCGAGCCACGCGAGGCGCTCAGCTTCGTCTTCTCCCATGCTGGCCGCGGCCAGCCGCCGCTCAGGCGCGCCCGGCAGCTCGCCATCGCCCTGGCCCACCCGGCAGCTCAACGGCAGGTCAAGACTGCCGACTGCGAGGTGGCGAGCACGATGGCTCGCCGATTGGGCCTCTCCGCCGCTGTCCAGCGCGGCCTGCACGAGGTGTTCGAGCGCTGGGACGGCCGGGGCGCGCCGCAGGGTCTGCGCGGGGAGGCGATCGCGCTGCCGGCCCGCTTCGCGCAGGTCGCCACGCACGCGGTGTTGCTCGAACGTCTGGGAGGCCGAGATGCGACCCTCGCCGCGCTCCGCCGACGAGCGGGCGGCCAGCTCGACCCTGCGCTGACGGCCGCCTTCGTCCGCCACGGCCCCGAACTGCTGGAGGAGATCGCGGCCGGCGACGTCTGGCAAGCGGTATTGGCGGCCGAGCCCTCACCCCAGGACACGATCCCCCACGACGGCTTGGACGAGGTGGCCAGGGCGTTCGGCGATGTCGTCGACCTGAAGACCCCCTATACGCCCGGACACGCGGCCGGCGTGGCTGAACTTGCAGAAGGCGCGGCGCGCGGACTCAAGCTGGGCGCGGCCGAGGCCGTGGTGCTCCGGCGCGCCGCCCTGCTCCACGACCTCGGCCGCGCCGGCGTCCCAAACAGCGCCTGGGAGCGCCGCGGACCGTTAACCACCGCCGATTGGGAGCGGGTGCGGCTGCATGCGTACCACAGCGAGCGCATCCTGGCCCGCTCGCCATTGCTCGCACCGCTGGCCTCCATCGCCGGCATGCACCACGAACGGCAAGATGGTTCGGGTTATCACCGCCAGGCTCGCTCGGCCGCGATCCCCCTGGCCGCCCGCATCCTCGCCGCGGCCGACGTTTTTCAGGCGCTTACTCAGGACCGGCCCCACCGTCCGGCCCTGCCGGCCGAAACCGCCGCCGCTCGCTTGATCGCCGAAGCGCGGGCAGGCCGCCTGGACGGAGACGCGGTCGACGTGGTCCTCTCCGCGGCCGGGCACCGTTCGCTGAGACCGCGCCGCGCCCGGCCCCACGGTCTGACCGACCGCGAGGTCGAGGTGCTGCGGCTGGTGGCGCGCGGCTGCTCAACCCGCGCGATCGCCCAGCAGCTCGTGATCTCGCCGAAGACGGCCGACCACCACGTGCAGAACGTGTACGCCAAGATCGGCGTCTCAACGCGCGCCTCGGCCACGATGTTCGCGCTCGAGCATGACCTGCTCCGCGCCTGATCTCAGCCCGGACTCTGCCTCGCTCAGCCAACAAATGGGGTGAACTCCCGATGCCCCAGCGGCGATCGGGCACGATGCTGCCCTCGTCCTCCTTGTGCGCACGGCGGGCAGGCGGGGACGTGGATCCGAGTGCACCCGCGACGATCGGGACGAGCTTGCGCACAGACCCCGCACGCCTGGC
This genomic stretch from Dehalococcoidia bacterium harbors:
- a CDS encoding HD domain-containing phosphohydrolase, which encodes MLTVAEYTVGGKGCRMDGERSTEARLRCADLLAALSLVTDLGMGNPPEAAMRGCLLATALARRVGLDERTAADVYYTTLLRYVGCTAPAHEQAFLAGGDDISLRSGGARLDWGEPREALSFVFSHAGRGQPPLRRARQLAIALAHPAAQRQVKTADCEVASTMARRLGLSAAVQRGLHEVFERWDGRGAPQGLRGEAIALPARFAQVATHAVLLERLGGRDATLAALRRRAGGQLDPALTAAFVRHGPELLEEIAAGDVWQAVLAAEPSPQDTIPHDGLDEVARAFGDVVDLKTPYTPGHAAGVAELAEGAARGLKLGAAEAVVLRRAALLHDLGRAGVPNSAWERRGPLTTADWERVRLHAYHSERILARSPLLAPLASIAGMHHERQDGSGYHRQARSAAIPLAARILAAADVFQALTQDRPHRPALPAETAAARLIAEARAGRLDGDAVDVVLSAAGHRSLRPRRARPHGLTDREVEVLRLVARGCSTRAIAQQLVISPKTADHHVQNVYAKIGVSTRASATMFALEHDLLRA